The Methanoculleus taiwanensis nucleotide sequence GGGAACTCAATGGGAGGTTCACGCCGGGGCAGGAGGTCTGGACGCTCGAGAACGGCGGCACCGGACTTTTCATCTCCCCACGGTTTGGGGGGTATGCATGGGTCGCCGCCGACTGGCGGGAACGGGCAATCGCCGCGGAGAACGACTACCTGAAAACAGCGGCACTCTGAACCGGACGGATGAAGCCCCGCTGGGGTAGGAATGGGAGGTTTTAGCACTGATCCGGTGGAAACAGCCTTCTATCGCCATAATCCCGGGGCGGATTCCAAAGATATTTATTTTCCTCTCATCCATTGTATTTCCATGGAAAGGAAAGGATTGTTCATTCTGCTGGCAGCCATCACCGTGTTTGCGGTGCTGTTTGCCGGCTGTACCGGGACGGAGACCCCGACGACGACCGATACGGGAGCCAAACAGGCGTACGTCATCGGTATCGATGCCGAGTACCCGAACTTCACCTACATCGACAAGGACGGCAACGCCGTCGGGTTCGACGTCGACTCCGCAAAGTGGATCGCCGAGCAGCAGGGCATCGACGTGACGTTCCAGGCGGTCGCATGGGACTCGATCATCCCCGCGCTCCAGGCGAACAAGATCGACATGGTCTACGCAGGCATGACCATCACCGACGAGCGGAAAGAGAAGGTTAACTTCAGCACTCCCTACTGGACGATCAACCAGGACGTCGCGGCACGTAACGGCTCGAGCGTCACGCTCGATGATGTGCTCGCCGGCAATGCGACGGTAGGCACCCAGCGTGGCTGCACCGCCGCAATCTGGATCGAGGAGAACCTGATCGAGACCGGCAAGATGCCGGCGGAGAACTTAAAGCAGTACGACAACACGCCGCTCGCGGTCAACGACCTCGAGGCGGGCAGGGTCGACGCGGTCATGTACGACGACCTGGTGCTGAAGGACATCATCGCCGGCAAACCCGTCTCGATCATCGGATCCGTCGAGACGAACGAACAGTTCGGGATCGCAATCCGCAAGACCGACACGGAACTCCTCGAGACGATGAACGAGGGGCTTGCAAAACTGATGGCCGATCCCTACTGGGAAGAGCTCCAGACGAAGTACAACATGGCGTAACCTTCCGGCACTGAGCCGGAAATGCGAAAGGGCGGTTCCCTATCAGGCACCCCCTCTCTCTTCTCTTTACTCTCTGCCGGTCTTTTTGGGATACCATGCATTCACACGACAACAGACCGATAGCAGCTGCTCTTCTGGCTGCTGCGCTCATCGGCCTCGCCGCACCTCTTGCGAAGCTGCTGCTCGGAGAAGTCGATCCGATAACGCTGGCGGCCCTGCTCTATCTCGGCAGCGGCCTTGGCGTCTTCCTGATCGGCGGCGTTCAGGCGGCCCGCGGGAGAGACCGGCGGCATACCGAGGCACCTCTCCGGCGTGGCGATCTCCCCTGGCTTTTCGGGGTGATCATCTCGGGCGGCGTCGTGGCTCCGGTTCTGCTTATGGTCAGCCTCGAAAGCGTGCCTGCGGCAACGGCGGCAGTGCTGCTGAACTTCGAGGCCGTGGCGACCACCCTGATCG carries:
- a CDS encoding ABC transporter substrate-binding protein, translated to MERKGLFILLAAITVFAVLFAGCTGTETPTTTDTGAKQAYVIGIDAEYPNFTYIDKDGNAVGFDVDSAKWIAEQQGIDVTFQAVAWDSIIPALQANKIDMVYAGMTITDERKEKVNFSTPYWTINQDVAARNGSSVTLDDVLAGNATVGTQRGCTAAIWIEENLIETGKMPAENLKQYDNTPLAVNDLEAGRVDAVMYDDLVLKDIIAGKPVSIIGSVETNEQFGIAIRKTDTELLETMNEGLAKLMADPYWEELQTKYNMA